From a single Lolium rigidum isolate FL_2022 chromosome 7, APGP_CSIRO_Lrig_0.1, whole genome shotgun sequence genomic region:
- the LOC124675901 gene encoding V-type proton ATPase subunit D, protein MSGQSQRLNVVPTVTMLGVVKARLIGATRGHALLKKKSDALTVQFRAILKKIVATKESMGEAMRASSFSLAEAKYVAGDGVRHVVLQSVRSASLRVRSHQENVAGVKLPKFSHFVDPAGASGGPSNASPALTGLARGGQQVTACRAAHVKAIEVLVELASLQTSFLTLDEAIKTTNRRVNALENVVKPRLENTITYIKGELDELEREDFFRLKKIQGYKRREVERQMIAARQFAEEQLAEDLALKRGISMGAATNILAGGDKDEDIIF, encoded by the coding sequence ATGTCGGGGCAGAGCCAGCGCCTGAATGTGGTGCCGACGGTGACGATGCTGGGGGTGGTGAAGGCGCGGCTCATCGGCGCGACCCGCGGCCACGCGCTCCTCAAGAAGAAGTCGGACGCGCTCACCGTCCAATTCCGCGCCATCCTCAAGAAGATCGTCGCCACCAAGGAGTCCATGGGCGAGGCCATgcgcgcctcctccttctccctcgCCGAGGCCaagtacgtcgccggcgacggcgtccgccacgtcgtGCTCCAGTCCGtccgctccgcctccctccgCGTCCGCTCCCACCAGGAGAACGTCGCCGGGGTCAAGCTCCCCAAGTTCTCCCACTTCGTCGACCCCGCCGGCGCCTCCGGCGGGCCCTCCAACGCCTCCCCCGCCCTCACCGGCCTCGCCCGCGGGGGCCAGCAggtcacggcctgccgcgccgcgCACGTCAAGGCCATCGAGGTGCTCGTCGAGCTCGCCTCGCTCCAGACCTCCTTCCTCACCCTCGACGAGGCCATCAAGACCACAAACCGCCGTGTCAACGCGCTGGAGAACGTCGTCAAGCCCAGGCTCGAGAACACCATCACGTACATCAAGGGCGAGCTCGACGAGCTCGAGCGTGAGGACTTCTTCAGGCTCAAGAAGATCCAGGGATACAAGAGGAGGGAGGTCGAGCGACAGATGATCGCGGCAAGGCAGTTCGCCGAGGAGCAGCTTGCGGAGGATCTGGCCCTCAAGAGGGGCATCTCCATGGGGGCCGCCACCAACATACTCGCTGGTGGCGACAAGGACGAAGACATCATCTTCTGA
- the LOC124674986 gene encoding glutamyl-tRNA(Gln) amidotransferase subunit A, chloroplastic/mitochondrial → MPPPLQAHRMLLSHRRISPAPRRRFTAVSSLSSAPAKAAVAPGPPPSSILSIRDSLLSGERTASDITSEYLSRLRRTEPSVRSFIHVADAAAERDAEELDRRIASGGKDAVGPLAGVLVGVKDNLCTVDMPSTGGSRILVGFQPAYDATAVRRLREAGAIVVGKTNLDEFGMGSTTEGSAYQVTKNPWDDSRVPGGSSGGSASAVSARQCVVSLGSDTGGSVRQPASFCGVVGLKPTYGRVSRFGLMAYASSLDVVGCFGSSVFDTATMLSVIAGHDKMDSTSSSHDVPDYRSDLVSLNLLESKPLNNLRIGIIQETLGEGVDTGVISSIKAAASHLEQLGSVVEEVSLPSFSLGLPAYYILASSEASSNLSRYDGIRYGKQVSADELNELYGDSRASGLGHEVKMRILMGTYALSAGYYDAYYKRAQQVRTLVKKSFEEALKRYDVLISPAAPSAAYKIGEKTNDPLAMYAGDIMTVNVNLAGLPALVVPCGFVEGGSAGLPVGLQMIGSPFSEGNLLRVGHIFEQTLQDVSFVPPMLADL, encoded by the exons ATGCCGCCCCCTCTCCAGGCCCACCGCATGCTCCTCTCCCACCGCCGCATATCCCCCGCCCCTCGCCGCCGCTTCACCGCAGTCtcctccctctcctccgcccccgcCAAGGCCGCGGTGGCCCCGGGCCCGCCCCCCTCTTCCATCCTCTCCATCCGCGACTCGctcctctccggcgagaggaCCGCGTCCGACATCACTTCCGAGTACCTCTCCCGCCTCCGCCGCACCGAGCCCAGCGTGCGCAGCTTCatccacgtggcggacgccgccgccgagcgcgaCGCGGAGGAGCTCGACCGGAGGATTGCCTCCGGTGGGAAGGATGCGGTGGGACCGCTCGCTGGGGTCCTCGTGGGCGTCAAGGATAACCTCTGCACCGTCGACATGCCCTCCACTGGCGGGTCGCGGATACTGGTCGGGTTCCAGCCCGCGTATGACGCCACGGCAGTGCGGCGGCTGCGGGAGGCGGGCGCCATTGTGGTTGGGAAGACTAACCTTGACGAATTTGGCATGGGGAGCACCACTGAAGGCTCAGCGTATCAG GTGACAAAAAACCCTTGGGACGATTCGCGCGTTCCTGGGGGATCCTCTGGTGGTTCTGCTTCTGCCGTTTCCGCTAGACAATGTGTGGTGTCCTTAGGGAGTGATACTGGTGGAAGTGTGAGGCAACCAGCATCGTTCTGTGGTGTAGTAGGATTGAAGCCAACTTATGGCCGGGTCTCTCGTTTTGGCCTGATGGCTTATGCTTCATCACTGGATGTTGTGGGATGCTTTGGATCCTCAGTTTTTGACACTGCTACCATGTTGTCAGTAATTGCTGGCCATGACAAAATGGATTCAACCAGTAGCTCTCAT GATGTTCCAGACTATAGATcagatttggtttctctaaatctACTAGAATCAAAACCATTAAATAATTTGAGAATTGGGATTATTCAAGAAACTCTTGGAGAGGGTGTGGACACTGGAGTCATATCATCAATCAAGGCTGCAGCTTCACACCTGGAACAATTGGGATCTGTAGTGGAAGAG GTTTCTCTGCCTTCATTTTCTCTTGGCTTACCAGCATATTACATACTGGCATCTTCTGAAGCATCATCTAATCTGTCACGCTATGATGGTATCAG ATATGGAAAGCAGGTTTCAGCTGATGAACTGAATGAGCTTTATGGTGATTCCCGGGCCAGTGGTCTCGGTCACGAG GTCAAAATGAGAATTTTGATGGGAACTTATGCATTATCTGCTGGATACTATGATGCATACTACAAACGAGCGCAGCAG GTGAGGACATTGGTTAAGAAAAGCTTCGAAGAAGCTTTGAAGAGATACGATGTTCTTATTTCACCTGCTGCTCCATCGGCAGCCTACAAGATAG GTGAAAAGACAAATGATCCATTGGCTATGTACGCTGGAGACATCATGACG GTGAACGTTAATTTGGCTGGGCTCCCTGCATTGGTAGTGCCTTGTGGATTTGTCGAAGGTGGATCTGCGGGTCTCCCAGTTGGACTTCAGATGATTGGATCCCCCTTTAGTGAG GGGAATTTGCTGAGAGTAGGCCACATCTTCGAACAAACACTGCAGGATGTCAGTTTTGTTCCACCAATGTTGGCTGATCTCTAG
- the LOC124671002 gene encoding 3-oxoacyl-[acyl-carrier-protein] synthase III, chloroplastic-like encodes MVAASGIAPPWAAAALPAARARAAHRVGFLRSHSQLAAAAAAAKLRCCASATDNGVVETAATKPRTPRVAGMGSKLVGCGSAVPSLTISNDDLSKVVETSDEWIATRTGIRSRRVLSGDETLGGLAVLAAQRALEMAQVRPEDVDLVLFCTSTPDDLFGAAGQVLAELGCSTKTLGFDITAACSGFIIGLITATQFIKGGGNYQNVLVVGADALSQYVDWTDRGTCILFGDAAGAVLVQACSPEEDGLLGFCAQSDGNGQKHLHCSGSNAESILSNTNGVPGFPPKKGTFSCIEMNGKEVFRFAVRCVPQSIEKALEEASLPASSIDWLLLHQANQRIIDAAATRLSIPSEKVISNLANYGNSSAASIPLALDEAVRGGKVKKGDIIAASGFGAGLTWGSAIVKWG; translated from the exons atggtcgccgcctCCGGCATCGCGCCGccgtgggccgccgccgccctccccgccGCGCGGGCGCGCGCCGCGCACCGCGTCGGCTTCCTCCGATCCCACTCgcagctggcggcggcggcggcggccgcgaagCTCCGGTGCTGCGCCTCTGCCACTGACAACGGCGTCGTCGAGACGGCTGCCACCAAGCCCCGCACCCCGAG GGTGGCCGGTATGGGTTCGAAGCTCGTTGGATGCGGGTCGGCCGTTCCGTCACTTACCATCTCAAATGATGACCTCTCAAAAGTGGTTGAAACGTCAGATGAGTGGATCGCAACGCGCACCGGGATTCGGAGCAGGCGAGTTCTTTCAG GAGATGAAACACTGGGAGGGCTTGCAGTTCTGGCAGCACAAAGGGCTCTTGAGATGGCTCAAGTAAGACCTGAAGATGTCGACCTTGTTCTGTTCTGCACATCTACTCCGGATGATCTATTTGGTGCTGCTGGTCAG GTGCTGGCGGAGCTGGGGTGCAGCACAAAGACACTTGGCTTTGATATCACCGCTGCCTGTAGTGGATTCATTATTGGTTTGATTACAGCTACTCAGTTTATCAAAG GTGGTGGTAATTATCAGAATGTCCTAGTAGTTGGTGCAGATGCTCTTTCACAATATGTGGACTGGACAGACAGAGGTACATGCATCCTCTTTGGTGATGCTGCTGGTGCTGTTTTGGTCCAG GCATGCAGTCCTGAAGAAGATGGCTTGCTAGGTTTTTGTGCTCAAAGCGATGGCAACGGGCAAAA GCACCTGCATTGCTCAGGCTCGAACGCTGAGTCGATCTTGTCCAATACCAATGGCGTCCCTGGTTTCCCACCAAAGAAGGGGACTTTCTCGTGCATTGAAATGAACGGAAAAGAAGTTTTTCGCTTTGCTGTACGTTGCGTGCCACAGTCCATTGAGAAGGCACTAGAAGAGGCCAGCCTACCTGCCTCCAGTATTGATtggttgttgcttcaccaa GCTAACCAGCGGATTATCGATGCTGCTGCTACTCGGTTGTCAATCCCATCAGAAAAGGTTATTTCTAATCTTGCTAATTACGGCAACTCCAGTGCGGCATCAATTCCATTAGCATTGGATGAGGCTGTTCGTGGCGGGAAGGTGAAGAAGGGTGATATTATCGCGGCATCGGGTTTTGGTGCTGGACTTACCTGGGGTTCTGCTATTGTCAAATGGGGCTAA